The genomic region GCCAGACTCATCCACTGGTATGCCTGCACCTGGTCGGGCGCGATGTCGGTAAGACCCTTTGCAAACAGCTGGGCCAGCCTGACTTGAGCCTGCGTGTGTCCCTGCTCGGCAGCGAGGCGGTACCACTTGAAAGCCTCTGCATCGTTGGCAGGAGCCGCACGCCCATTCTTATACATACCGTCGACTTCACTTCCGTAGAGGCGCCCGAGGTTGAACTGTGCATCGGCTTCACCCTGCTCGGCCGCCCTGCGGAACCACTGGATCGATGCCGCGTGGTTTTGCTTTACGCCCATACCGCATTTGTACGCAAGACCCATGATGTTCTGAGCCATGGCATCGCCAGCCCTGGCCTTCTTTTCCCAATCACTGACGGTCTCTGGCGACAATGTTTCAATCGCGGCGCCGAGCTTAGAAAAATCATAAGCCGCCAACGCTTGGTTTGGCATGCCTAACGTTGCGGTACTTGCCAGTACGATCGTCAAGCACGCGCGTACACGGCGTAATTTAAGTCTGATGTCACAAAACATAAAAACTCCTCTGTCCCTGTTTTGGTGCCCAAGGTTTAGCCGGCACAGCACGATAGCTGTGTCACATCCTTCGAAAAAGTCTGTGCCACCAGTTTGAGACCTTCAACCATGGTGAGGTAAGGGAAAAGCTGGTTAGCCAGATCCTGGACGGTCATGCGGGCCCGGATGGCAATCGCGGCAGTCTGGATGATTTCGCCTGCTTCCGGTGTCACAGCCTGGACTCCGAGAATGCGTCCGGACCCTGCCTCAGCAACAAGCTTGATAAAGCCGCGGGTATCGAAGTTGGCGAGTGCACGCGGCACATTGTCGAGCGTGAGCGTACGGCTTTCGGTTTGCAGACCAATGCGCTGGGCCTCTGCTTCACTGTAGCCTACCGTGGCAACTTGCGGATCGGTGAACACGACTGCCGGCATGGCGTCGAGATCGAGCTTTACGTCGCCGCCGGTCATATTAATGCCAGCCCGGGTACCAGCCGCGGCTGCAACGTAGACGTACTGAGGCTGGTCAGTGCAGTCGCCAGCTGCGTAAATGTTCGAAGCACTCGTGCGCATGCCTTGATCGATCAGGATGCGATGTTGCGAGTCAAACGTCACACCTGCGCGCTCGAGATTCAGGCTTGCGGTATTTGGCGTGCGGCCGGTGGCAACAAGCAATTGATCCACCTTTAACTCGCCCTGCGCGGTCGTCAGGATGAATTGGCGGTCGCAATAGGTCACGGCACTCGCCTGCGTCTGTGTCAGCACCGTGATGCCTTCCGCACGGAAAGCTGCAGTCACGGCCTCGCCAATGGCAGGGTCGTCACTGGCAAACAAGGTGCGCCGGGCCAGGACCGTCACCTCGCTGCCCAAGCGCGCAAACGCTTGTGCCAGTTCCAGTGCTACGACCGAGGCGCCAATTACTGCCAGCCGTTTAGGAATGGCTTCGCTAACCAGGGCTTCGGTGGACGTCCAATATGGCGTTCCTGCA from Pseudomonas tensinigenes harbors:
- the merG gene encoding phenylmercury resistance protein MerG, with translation MFCDIRLKLRRVRACLTIVLASTATLGMPNQALAAYDFSKLGAAIETLSPETVSDWEKKARAGDAMAQNIMGLAYKCGMGVKQNHAASIQWFRRAAEQGEADAQFNLGRLYGSEVDGMYKNGRAAPANDAEAFKWYRLAAEQGHTQAQVRLAQLFAKGLTDIAPDQVQAYQWMSLAAASGEPTAAKVVADYAAQMKPEQLQQAQLLAEEWQRRQGTK
- the merA gene encoding mercury(II) reductase; translated protein: MQELNEVGLSVAGMTCPSCTRHVEDALLAVPGVTRAAVDYPSNKAQVTGNRLDVSALVAAVGALGYGATPTDEFESKERSVEQPGLLGKAAQWLSGERAVEKPAGQLHVAIIGTGGAAVAAALKAAENGARVTLIERGTIGGTCVNVGCVPSKIMIRAAHIAHLRRESPFDVGLSATPPVVLRDRLLAQQQARVDELRHAKYESILESNPSINLVRGSARFKDGQTLIVEAAEGDTREVAFDRCLIATGASAAIPPLPGLAGTPYWTSTEALVSEAIPKRLAVIGASVVALELAQAFARLGSEVTVLARRTLFASDDPAIGEAVTAAFRAEGITVLTQTQASAVTYCDRQFILTTAQGELKVDQLLVATGRTPNTASLNLERAGVTFDSQHRILIDQGMRTSASNIYAAGDCTDQPQYVYVAAAAGTRAGINMTGGDVKLDLDAMPAVVFTDPQVATVGYSEAEAQRIGLQTESRTLTLDNVPRALANFDTRGFIKLVAEAGSGRILGVQAVTPEAGEIIQTAAIAIRARMTVQDLANQLFPYLTMVEGLKLVAQTFSKDVTQLSCCAG